The DNA segment AACTCAACATACAAAAGCTATAATTGTCGTCCATCTGTACGGTCAACCTGCTAAAATGAAAGAAATTGTCGAGATCGCAAAAACACATCATTTGAGAGTCATAGAAGATGCCTGCCAGGCCATAGGAACAGAATATGATGGAACAAGAGTCGGAGCACTAGGCGACATTGGCTGCTTCTCCTTCTTTCCCTCAAAAAACCTTGGGGCGTTTGGCGACGCTGGTTTAGTCGTAACCAATCAGAAACAATTGCATGAAAAACTTAGTGAACTTCGGAACCATGGGAGTGAAAAGAAATATCATCATTCCTCAATCGGGATGAATAGTAGACTTGATGAATTTCAGGCAGCTGTTTTACTTGTCAAATTATATTATTTAGACATTTTCTTGCATAAGAGAAAGGAAGTTGCCAATAGATACACGGAGCACTTTAGCGGTCTTTTTAAAACCCCATCAACCATAGATAATCGAGAGCATACTTTTCATCAATATTGTATTGAATTAGACAACAGGGATGAACTTGCTGCAGCACTTAAAAATAATGGAATTGCTTCAGCTATTTATTATCCTATTCCTCTGCACCTGCAAGAAGCTTTTCATGATCTTCACTATAAGGAAGGCGATTTTCCGATTGCAGAGAAGACAGCTAAACGAATATTGGCACTCCCTATTTTTCCGATGCTATCTTTTCAAAAACAAGACCATATTATTTCAACGGTCAAGAAATTTATGGAGACCAGCGGATAGCCCACAGTATCCATTGGTCTCTTTCGTTATACATCTAATGTTTTTAAAAAATCATTCCATTTTGCAGGATTACTTTTTGTGATACTTTCATTATGTTCCCGTACATTATAAACAGTAAAATCATGATAACGAAACCGATAATCCTTTATTAATTGATTTAGGACACTTACGTCCTCATAAAGCTTCCCATTTTCAAACTTAACCACCGGAAACCCTCCCTTCCTTTTTAAAAGTGAAGTTCGGTAAACCCTTGGCCCAAGAGGAAAGCGATAAGACAGTAAGTCAGCCCTTCCATTGACTGTGGTTCCTTTGGTGATCCCTTTATAGAGCACATCCCCCGTTAACTGCTTCCACTTTCTAAGATTACCGTACAGCACTGAAACATCCTGTGGAAGATCTGCTACCTGTTTTTTAATAACAGAAACTGCATCAGGATCAAGCCAGTCATCTGCATCAAGTTCCAATATAAAGTCCGACGTTACGTGAGGTAATAGTTCATTTAATGCCCTGGCCTTTCCCCCATTCTTTTTGTTAAACACTTTCACCTTTTCCCCGTCGCTCCATCGTTGAATTTGTTTAAAGGAGTTATCCGTTGACCCGTCATCGATAATGAGTAATTGGTCAAGTTGTTCACTTTGTAAAAGGCATGAAGCAACAGCCGTTTCAACATATTTCTCCATATTATAATTTGAAATTACAACGGATAGGGAAGGGTGCTCTGTTTTGACTTTTTTCAACTGATATTTCTGTATGAACGCTAACTTTTCTATTGTATTGGCGGAGCTATTCTTCCTTGATTGCCTGACAAGGTCTTCTTTAAAGAACGTGAGAGAAGATTCCACATTGGAAAGCCAAGCAGGAAAACGAGCCTCCTTGAAGGGGAGCTGGAGGTCTAATAACAAACGTTGCTTTTTGAGGAGGGATGTGTGAACGAGTAAAGGCTGATGGATAGCCATGTTTCGATTATGATAAACAGCCCCTAACATTGTTTTTGGTTGGGAAAGCTGAAAGGATTCGACATTTGCAGTAGAAGAAAGATAATCTTTATCCTGAAGAAATAAAACATAAGAACTGGTCAGCTTGGAAATAGTATCATTCAGTGTCTGCCCTACGTCACTATCTTTAATGGCAATAAATTGAACCTGGTCAAACCAATCGTCAATGCTATTTAAAGACATGTTCTGCTCCTGAAGAACCACAATCGATTTAATCCTGGAGCTTATTTTTTGTAAAGAGTATAGCGCTTTTTGCAATGCTGCCTTATTGGAATAATGAATGAGGATGGCGGTTATATCTTTCAACAGTAAACCTCCGTTCCCTTTATAGCTCATATTTAATCTTATACCTGACTCACGTCTAGCCAGGACAGAGTCCGAGGAGGCTCAGCGCATGCCCACGGAAAGCGAGTGATTTCCCGGACCTCCTTCTCCATCCAAGGAAACGGAAACCTATCTCGAGATGGAGTCTTCCAGATCACTGCCCTTACCTAATAAAAATGATTTCAAATTTCCTACTTGACTAGATTTGGGGAGGTACTTCCTTTTGAATTCCTTGGCAGAAGGGGCTTAAATTATGAAATTGATTCATTTCTATAACTATTCAGCGATTTAAGTAATTATGAGGTCTGCTAAGGGGAGGCCGTTTATTGTGGTAGGATGCTTGGTTTATAGCGGTACTCAAAGTAAGTAGTTCACACACCCCTAAATAACACAGGCCGTCCAGAGTGTGGATGGCCTGTGTTATTTTTTATCTTCAAAGAGTCAGTGGATGGTTCTCTTATTCATTCTTCAGTGCACTTTCACATGCTTTCTTTACGTCCTCCAAACTTTTGCCCATACCAGATTCAACAGCAGCAACATAAGCTCCCTCTAAAAGTGGTGCTTCAGCTATTTCAATGTCTTCGTAATCGGACATTTCCACGGCTAGCTCAGCGTTCATCATTGCACTGCCCAAGTCGTAGATCAAAAGCACACCTTTATCAGTGTGGACCCGCTCGATGGCTGCTTGGATTTTTTCAACACTTGTACCGATTTCGTTCTCATCAGTCCCACCGGCAAGTTCGACAGGTACGTCTTTAGCAACTTGATTAATGATATCCTTGATTCCTTCAACTACTTTTGG comes from the Halobacillus shinanisalinarum genome and includes:
- a CDS encoding DegT/DnrJ/EryC1/StrS family aminotransferase yields the protein MSDNKFEQIPMVDLKEELRLIRAPVLAMLTEVLDSGDYILGDKGEQLEKQLAQYVDASYGLGVANGTDALQLSLRALNIGPGDEVITTPFTFFATGEAIAQVGAKPVFVDIEEETYNMDPSKIEQAITQHTKAIIVVHLYGQPAKMKEIVEIAKTHHLRVIEDACQAIGTEYDGTRVGALGDIGCFSFFPSKNLGAFGDAGLVVTNQKQLHEKLSELRNHGSEKKYHHSSIGMNSRLDEFQAAVLLVKLYYLDIFLHKRKEVANRYTEHFSGLFKTPSTIDNREHTFHQYCIELDNRDELAAALKNNGIASAIYYPIPLHLQEAFHDLHYKEGDFPIAEKTAKRILALPIFPMLSFQKQDHIISTVKKFMETSG
- a CDS encoding glycosyltransferase family 2 protein; this encodes MKDITAILIHYSNKAALQKALYSLQKISSRIKSIVVLQEQNMSLNSIDDWFDQVQFIAIKDSDVGQTLNDTISKLTSSYVLFLQDKDYLSSTANVESFQLSQPKTMLGAVYHNRNMAIHQPLLVHTSLLKKQRLLLDLQLPFKEARFPAWLSNVESSLTFFKEDLVRQSRKNSSANTIEKLAFIQKYQLKKVKTEHPSLSVVISNYNMEKYVETAVASCLLQSEQLDQLLIIDDGSTDNSFKQIQRWSDGEKVKVFNKKNGGKARALNELLPHVTSDFILELDADDWLDPDAVSVIKKQVADLPQDVSVLYGNLRKWKQLTGDVLYKGITKGTTVNGRADLLSYRFPLGPRVYRTSLLKRKGGFPVVKFENGKLYEDVSVLNQLIKDYRFRYHDFTVYNVREHNESITKSNPAKWNDFLKTLDV
- the dhaM gene encoding dihydroxyacetone kinase phosphoryl donor subunit DhaM, translating into MSQVGIVLISHSPKVVEGIKDIINQVAKDVPVELAGGTDENEIGTSVEKIQAAIERVHTDKGVLLIYDLGSAMMNAELAVEMSDYEDIEIAEAPLLEGAYVAAVESGMGKSLEDVKKACESALKNE